Proteins encoded within one genomic window of Acinetobacter sp. YWS30-1:
- a CDS encoding enoyl-CoA hydratase/isomerase family protein produces MTYSPVTKPYHPDLIVEQANNGWRIVRLNRPKSLHALDESLVSALLEVFQDFHTDDSVKAIWLDSTTPKAFCAGGDVRKLRQLVINDEVATANKFFEQEYALDLLLHNYAKPVLVWGEGYVMGGGLGLFMAAPFRLVTPYSRLAMPEINIGLYPDVGATRFLADRGAIGLFTGLTGSIMTAAGAYGIGWATHICDAQRASVLDKVINIDWEHYPAGDFRAIDDTLNSMHRPVGPGPLQNSLDVIHSVCRGVNFEHDYESIIGLSDARSDWLRQASENLQKGSPATAALSWLLWQWGKQVHSWNEIFELETQISDWKIRHPDFVEGVRARLVDKDLSPEWQKGSELSLKGILSQNPPITTIESWNELLKHYGVI; encoded by the coding sequence ATGACTTATTCTCCTGTAACTAAACCTTACCATCCGGACCTGATTGTTGAACAAGCCAACAATGGCTGGCGCATTGTACGCCTGAATCGTCCAAAATCATTACACGCTTTAGATGAATCTCTGGTTTCTGCACTGCTGGAAGTTTTTCAGGACTTTCATACAGATGACAGCGTAAAAGCGATCTGGTTAGATTCAACTACGCCTAAAGCATTTTGTGCTGGTGGCGATGTGCGTAAGCTGCGTCAGTTGGTAATTAATGATGAAGTGGCAACGGCCAATAAGTTTTTTGAACAGGAATATGCGCTAGATTTATTGCTGCATAACTATGCCAAGCCGGTATTGGTCTGGGGGGAAGGTTATGTCATGGGTGGCGGTTTAGGCCTGTTTATGGCGGCTCCATTCCGTTTGGTGACGCCGTATTCGCGTCTGGCGATGCCTGAGATTAATATCGGTTTATATCCAGATGTGGGTGCAACCCGATTTCTGGCAGACCGTGGAGCGATTGGACTATTTACTGGTTTAACGGGTTCCATCATGACTGCTGCCGGTGCTTACGGCATTGGCTGGGCAACCCATATCTGTGATGCACAGCGTGCTTCAGTTTTGGATAAAGTCATAAATATAGACTGGGAACATTATCCAGCTGGCGATTTCCGTGCGATTGATGACACCTTGAATAGTATGCATCGTCCGGTAGGCCCGGGTCCTCTGCAAAACTCACTAGATGTAATCCATAGTGTATGTCGTGGCGTAAACTTCGAGCACGATTATGAATCGATTATTGGTTTAAGTGATGCGCGCAGTGACTGGTTGCGTCAGGCCAGTGAAAACCTGCAAAAAGGTTCTCCTGCAACCGCAGCTTTAAGCTGGTTATTATGGCAATGGGGTAAACAGGTTCATTCCTGGAATGAAATTTTTGAACTGGAAACCCAGATTTCAGACTGGAAAATCCGTCATCCTGATTTTGTGGAAGGCGTACGTGCACGTCTGGTTGATAAAGATCTGTCTCCAGAATGGCAAAAAGGCAGTGAGTTAAGCCTGAAAGGCATTCTGTCTCAGAATCCACCGATAACCACTATTGAAAGCTGGAATGAGCTACTCAAACACTATGGTGTGATTTAA
- the ung gene encoding uracil-DNA glycosylase: MSLNEQQIAKLNKVQLDDSWKYGLSEFLLSPKMDALKTFLIEEKKADKVIYPPNHLIFNALNTTPLDRVKVVIIGQDPYHGPNQAHGLSFSVQKGVALPPSLRNIFHELHNDLGVKIPKHGDLTHWAEQGVLLLNAVLTVEAAQPTSHQKRGWEEFTDHVIDVLNEQREHIVFILWGAYAQRKGQRIDQNKHLVLKAAHPSPLSANRGGFFGCKVFSKTNNYLKQHGIEPIDWQLDA, translated from the coding sequence ATGTCTTTAAATGAACAGCAAATTGCGAAACTGAATAAAGTTCAGTTAGATGACAGCTGGAAATATGGACTCAGTGAGTTTTTATTGAGTCCAAAAATGGATGCGTTAAAAACGTTTTTAATTGAAGAAAAAAAAGCAGACAAGGTGATTTATCCACCGAATCACCTGATTTTTAATGCTTTGAATACGACGCCATTAGACCGGGTTAAAGTGGTGATTATTGGTCAGGATCCTTATCATGGTCCGAATCAGGCGCATGGTTTAAGCTTCTCGGTGCAAAAAGGGGTTGCATTACCTCCATCTTTACGTAATATTTTTCATGAGTTACATAATGATTTAGGCGTAAAAATCCCTAAACATGGTGATTTAACTCATTGGGCGGAACAGGGTGTACTTCTGCTCAACGCTGTACTGACCGTAGAGGCAGCACAGCCAACTTCACATCAGAAACGTGGTTGGGAAGAATTCACAGATCACGTCATTGATGTATTGAATGAACAACGTGAACATATCGTTTTTATTCTTTGGGGCGCATACGCGCAGCGTAAAGGACAGCGCATTGATCAAAATAAACACCTGGTCTTAAAGGCAGCACATCCTTCGCCTTTGTCAGCAAACCGGGGTGGTTTTTTTGGTTGTAAAGTTTTTTCGAAAACGAATAATTATCTCAAACAACATGGCATTGAGCCTATAGATTGGCAGCTGGACGCATGA
- a CDS encoding 6-pyruvoyl trahydropterin synthase family protein produces MLIRKLFKFENAHIVRNCTSDRCKRSIHGHSYKVELLLKASKLDHGQMVYDFGLLKGVIKDFFDSFDHAICFWQKDDPEYIQACKNFSARWVSLPVSPSAEQFSRIFFFLAQQVLASTITQNGEGDVEVYSVIVHETDTGYAQSFLEDIQNEQMGPLSLEQIEFSEQVRAEWTDPEMFAKLKQGLPFHNPAVDLQVQP; encoded by the coding sequence ATGTTAATTCGTAAGTTATTTAAGTTTGAAAATGCTCATATTGTGCGTAACTGCACCTCGGATCGCTGTAAACGTTCGATCCATGGTCACAGTTATAAAGTTGAGTTATTGCTGAAAGCGTCGAAGTTGGATCATGGCCAGATGGTATATGATTTTGGTCTGCTCAAAGGGGTGATTAAGGATTTCTTTGATTCTTTTGACCATGCAATCTGCTTCTGGCAAAAAGATGATCCTGAATATATTCAGGCATGTAAAAACTTTAGTGCACGCTGGGTATCTTTGCCGGTTTCACCGTCTGCAGAACAGTTTTCACGTATTTTCTTCTTCTTGGCTCAGCAGGTATTGGCATCCACCATTACTCAGAATGGTGAAGGGGATGTTGAAGTTTATTCTGTGATTGTTCATGAAACTGATACCGGCTATGCGCAAAGCTTCTTGGAAGATATCCAGAATGAACAGATGGGTCCACTTAGCCTGGAACAGATTGAATTCTCGGAGCAGGTGCGGGCAGAGTGGACAGATCCAGAGATGTTTGCGAAACTGAAACAGGGTCTTCCATTTCATAATCCGGCTGTGGATCTGCAAGTCCAGCCTTAA
- the gspK gene encoding type II secretion system minor pseudopilin GspK — MQMNKAMMIKQQRGIALITILVMVALATILAAAIAKRQAATVESTAYLMRQNQSLMYAKSAEAFFSELLVDDAENAAEVDHLNETWAQPMPAFPVEDGYVSGILQDESGKFNLNSLITAEGTVNENAKAWFELILKRAGLPEQLSEAVIDWQDEDEMPSGPMGAESNYYQGLPNGSLPPNAKFHSVEELKLVRGFEENKYKLIAPYLSTAPVVDTTVNINTASAFLLASMDEKLDVNAVQQLLDRRQANLEYFSNVADLWTLEPFAQVDAAKHNLFNNLLGVQSNHFKARIEVMLSERKRQFSSDLVRQDKKVYIAYRSMAPF; from the coding sequence ATGCAGATGAACAAAGCAATGATGATCAAACAGCAGAGGGGGATTGCTCTGATTACCATTCTAGTGATGGTGGCGCTTGCAACTATTTTGGCTGCGGCTATTGCTAAACGTCAGGCTGCAACTGTTGAAAGTACCGCTTATTTAATGCGACAAAACCAGTCTTTGATGTATGCCAAAAGTGCTGAAGCGTTTTTTTCTGAATTGCTGGTCGATGACGCAGAGAATGCAGCAGAAGTTGATCATTTAAATGAAACCTGGGCGCAGCCGATGCCGGCTTTTCCGGTTGAAGATGGTTATGTCTCGGGAATACTGCAAGATGAGTCGGGTAAGTTTAATTTAAATAGCCTGATTACAGCAGAAGGCACGGTGAATGAAAATGCTAAAGCCTGGTTTGAGCTGATATTAAAACGTGCTGGATTGCCAGAGCAGTTGAGTGAAGCCGTGATCGACTGGCAGGATGAAGATGAAATGCCAAGTGGACCAATGGGCGCAGAATCCAATTATTATCAGGGCTTGCCGAATGGTTCTCTACCTCCGAATGCCAAATTTCATAGCGTTGAAGAGCTGAAACTGGTACGAGGCTTTGAAGAAAACAAGTACAAACTAATTGCACCTTATCTAAGTACTGCGCCTGTAGTAGATACTACGGTCAATATTAATACCGCATCTGCATTTCTTTTGGCGAGCATGGATGAAAAGCTGGATGTGAATGCCGTGCAGCAATTGCTGGATCGCCGTCAGGCAAATCTGGAATATTTTTCCAATGTGGCTGATCTCTGGACACTAGAACCATTTGCTCAGGTGGATGCAGCCAAACACAACCTGTTTAATAACCTGCTTGGAGTGCAATCCAATCACTTTAAAGCACGTATTGAAGTGATGCTGAGTGAGCGTAAACGTCAGTTTAGTAGTGATCTGGTGCGGCAGGACAAGAAAGTTTATATTGCCTATCGAAGCATGGCGCCTTTTTAA
- the gspJ gene encoding type II secretion system minor pseudopilin GspJ gives MKSKGFTLVELLVAIAIFAVLSALGWKVFDYIVQTKDRNAVHEQRLSQLQDTYQQILRDTVQAVPLTANINGDIQPALVLQNGRFNFSKTGVTDPLEEGISPDERVEYQYRADEQKLYRLKYRNLNQTGRDQPESSVLLSDVEQFQIVVLNPNEMTQWPDSSFDLNQIEQKQRLPKGIKINLMVNGVSYEWIFSLLNTDFLLETQKLT, from the coding sequence ATGAAGTCTAAGGGATTTACGTTGGTCGAACTACTGGTTGCTATTGCTATTTTCGCCGTACTCTCTGCTCTAGGCTGGAAAGTATTTGATTATATTGTACAAACCAAAGACCGTAATGCAGTGCATGAACAGCGCTTAAGTCAGTTGCAAGATACTTATCAGCAGATCTTGCGTGATACGGTGCAGGCGGTGCCTTTAACGGCCAATATTAATGGTGATATTCAGCCGGCACTGGTTTTGCAAAACGGACGTTTTAACTTTAGTAAGACTGGAGTCACCGATCCTCTGGAAGAGGGGATTTCTCCAGATGAACGGGTTGAATATCAGTACCGGGCAGATGAACAAAAACTCTATCGCCTGAAATACCGGAATTTAAACCAGACCGGGCGTGATCAACCTGAATCCAGTGTGTTGTTGTCCGATGTTGAGCAGTTTCAGATCGTAGTACTTAATCCAAATGAAATGACCCAATGGCCAGACTCATCTTTTGATTTAAATCAGATTGAGCAAAAACAGCGTTTACCCAAAGGCATTAAAATTAACTTAATGGTTAATGGGGTCAGTTATGAGTGGATTTTCAGTTTATTGAATACAGATTTCCTGCTTGAAACCCAAAAGTTAACCTGA
- the gspI gene encoding type II secretion system minor pseudopilin GspI translates to MKARVFKQSAGADVIKPFKSNADRAHSGHSSSSCAAVKQHFTHRGSSSTAFGLSCATMPLRSRITRLNRASGFTLLEVMVALAIFATAAMTLTKVAMQYTQSTSNAILRTQAQFVALNEAALMEINQQWLTGTESKQLTQQGETWQIDKRSEPTVSPNVQRIELQVSLVNTETGQAENGISSLMFFNHRMNEAP, encoded by the coding sequence ATGAAAGCTAGGGTTTTCAAGCAGAGTGCCGGGGCTGATGTAATCAAGCCATTTAAGTCAAATGCTGATCGTGCGCACTCCGGGCATAGCTCTTCGTCTTGCGCAGCGGTGAAACAGCATTTCACTCATCGCGGCTCCTCAAGCACAGCTTTCGGACTTTCTTGCGCGACAATGCCGCTCAGGTCGAGGATTACTCGACTTAATCGTGCCTCAGGATTTACCTTGCTGGAAGTGATGGTCGCGCTGGCGATCTTTGCCACAGCAGCCATGACCCTGACTAAAGTTGCTATGCAATATACCCAATCGACTTCGAATGCCATTTTGAGAACCCAAGCCCAGTTTGTTGCCTTGAATGAAGCGGCACTGATGGAAATTAATCAGCAGTGGCTTACTGGTACAGAATCTAAACAACTCACTCAACAGGGCGAAACCTGGCAAATTGATAAGCGCAGTGAACCCACTGTAAGTCCTAATGTACAACGCATTGAATTACAAGTGAGTCTGGTCAACACTGAAACCGGTCAGGCAGAAAATGGAATTAGCAGCTTGATGTTCTTTAATCACCGGATGAATGAAGCGCCATGA
- a CDS encoding type II secretion system protein produces the protein MIRSHHASIRGFTLIEVMVVIVIMSIMASLVVLNISGVDQRKAMQAREVLLLDLQRILRESNDQSRILALDVQAATDVSPFRYGVVEYRALNPAEPTLNQQKWQSYAEFNLRNLPEQVSFRIQSLEQRYNNAQNRDLTEANAPKLIWLGNGEVKPVRIQFYLEDRVVGNPIEIDHLGKVHES, from the coding sequence ATGATCAGATCACATCACGCCTCCATTCGTGGATTCACTCTAATCGAAGTGATGGTGGTGATTGTGATTATGAGTATTATGGCGTCACTGGTCGTGCTCAATATTAGTGGGGTAGATCAGCGCAAGGCAATGCAGGCGCGGGAAGTCCTGTTACTGGATTTGCAAAGAATCTTGCGGGAATCCAATGATCAGTCTCGTATTCTTGCGCTTGATGTTCAGGCTGCCACTGATGTTTCACCATTTCGCTACGGGGTCGTGGAATATCGCGCCCTTAATCCAGCAGAACCCACTTTAAATCAGCAGAAATGGCAAAGCTATGCAGAGTTTAATCTGCGTAATTTGCCAGAGCAGGTCTCTTTCCGGATTCAGTCTTTAGAGCAGCGTTATAATAATGCTCAAAATCGGGATCTTACTGAAGCCAATGCACCCAAGCTGATCTGGTTAGGCAATGGTGAAGTTAAACCGGTCAGAATCCAGTTCTATCTGGAAGATCGTGTAGTGGGCAATCCGATTGAAATTGATCACTTGGGTAAAGTCCATGAAAGCTAG
- a CDS encoding TetR/AcrR family transcriptional regulator, which produces MDRQAQFRARETLIFQVAEQLLLENGEAGMTLDALAAELDLAKGTLYKHFQSKDELYILLIIRNERMLLEMIQDSDKAFPEHLAFFMLHHLHHPERTVLFHQIEERLSTTGVGIQHLFSELYQVRKQRLRLIIRMTESYLASINSSMSVRDYLASIWSMTHGAAAILNSSFYQRYLGSRDTLRVALIDQALALPKQVHPAEQFA; this is translated from the coding sequence ATGGATCGTCAGGCTCAGTTTCGAGCAAGAGAAACCTTGATTTTTCAAGTTGCAGAACAGTTACTGCTAGAAAATGGTGAAGCAGGGATGACCCTGGATGCACTGGCAGCAGAACTGGATCTGGCCAAAGGCACTCTTTATAAGCATTTCCAGAGTAAAGATGAATTGTACATATTGCTGATTATCCGTAATGAGCGCATGTTGCTGGAAATGATCCAGGATAGTGATAAGGCTTTTCCTGAACATCTGGCATTCTTTATGTTGCATCATCTGCATCACCCTGAACGTACTGTCCTTTTTCATCAGATTGAAGAACGTCTTTCTACAACAGGTGTTGGAATTCAGCACCTGTTTAGCGAACTTTATCAGGTGCGCAAACAGCGCTTACGTTTGATTATCCGTATGACTGAAAGCTATTTGGCTTCAATCAATAGCAGCATGTCGGTGCGTGATTATCTGGCCTCAATTTGGTCGATGACCCATGGTGCAGCTGCGATTCTGAACTCCAGTTTTTATCAGCGCTATCTCGGTTCACGCGATACCTTGCGCGTTGCCCTTATTGATCAAGCTTTAGCTTTACCGAAACAGGTCCATCCTGCCGAGCAGTTCGCCTAA
- a CDS encoding TatD family hydrolase has product MFVDTHCHLTLLDLTPYNGDLDQALAQAREAGVSKFMSISVDLDDHIELAKIAARHPDVGYTVGVHPCEDAATMARATTEYLVELAQPEKVWALGETGLDYYHSTDFIAEQKDCFARHIHASQIVKKPVVVHTRSAKHDTVDIIRAEKSTHGILHCFTEDWETAKTVLDCGYYVSFSGIVSFKNAQDLRDVAKQVPLDRVLIETDSPYLAPMPYRGKSNEPKYVPYVAKALCDVYDKSLEEMAYITKQNFENLLNSK; this is encoded by the coding sequence GTGTTTGTAGATACTCATTGCCATTTAACGCTGCTCGATTTAACACCTTATAACGGTGATCTGGATCAGGCGCTCGCTCAGGCCCGTGAAGCAGGCGTATCCAAGTTTATGAGTATCTCGGTGGATCTGGATGATCATATCGAGCTGGCAAAAATCGCGGCCCGTCATCCTGATGTCGGTTATACCGTTGGTGTACATCCTTGCGAAGATGCGGCGACAATGGCGCGTGCGACCACTGAATATCTGGTTGAACTGGCACAGCCAGAAAAAGTCTGGGCGCTGGGTGAAACGGGGCTCGATTATTATCACAGCACCGATTTTATTGCCGAGCAAAAAGACTGTTTTGCCCGTCATATCCATGCCTCACAAATCGTGAAAAAACCTGTCGTCGTGCATACTCGTTCCGCCAAGCATGACACGGTTGATATTATCCGTGCAGAAAAATCTACCCATGGCATTTTGCACTGTTTTACCGAAGATTGGGAAACCGCTAAAACTGTTTTAGACTGCGGTTATTATGTGTCTTTCTCCGGTATTGTTTCTTTTAAAAATGCCCAGGATTTGCGTGACGTGGCCAAACAGGTTCCACTTGATCGGGTTTTAATCGAAACGGATAGTCCTTACCTTGCTCCAATGCCATATCGTGGCAAATCTAATGAACCAAAATACGTTCCTTATGTAGCCAAAGCCCTTTGCGATGTATATGATAAGTCGCTAGAAGAAATGGCTTATATCACAAAGCAGAACTTTGAGAATCTTCTGAATTCAAAGTAA
- a CDS encoding PilZ domain-containing protein, whose translation MQPRMGGIIQANIPDIETLFASYMPYVVGGGLFIPSKQPVKLGEEVFVLTTLPEQTQKIPLTGKVIWISQKQNGIKPQGFGIQLTGEKGVFFKNEADRLVAGLKSDGRKSYTM comes from the coding sequence ATGCAACCACGTATGGGCGGTATTATTCAGGCTAATATTCCGGATATTGAAACGTTATTTGCCAGTTACATGCCATATGTTGTAGGTGGTGGACTTTTTATTCCTTCCAAGCAGCCAGTAAAATTAGGTGAAGAAGTTTTTGTTTTGACGACTTTACCTGAACAGACGCAGAAAATTCCATTAACCGGAAAAGTAATCTGGATATCTCAAAAGCAGAATGGCATCAAGCCACAAGGTTTTGGGATTCAGCTCACCGGTGAAAAAGGCGTTTTCTTCAAAAATGAAGCAGATCGTCTGGTTGCGGGTCTTAAATCTGATGGACGTAAAAGTTACACTATGTAG
- a CDS encoding DNA polymerase III subunit delta' C-terminal domain-containing protein, whose translation MPLDVNAQIYPWQQQVWETLTGRFPKLGHGLLFYGKKGCGKEAFAQQFLAWVLCLNRQPKGPCGECGSCQWLKADTHPNYVYISTDEDNKKQNAKIKIEKIRDLLPFVQQTVDGWRVIVIEPAEALNIASSNALLKTLEEPGENIVIILLADHYLKLPATIRSRLQHFALDRISSAQFSEYVEAQLPEAGSSQQQLLMNLSNQMPLQAIEVAQSSWLPLRQEFMEDWKKLVIQKNMPMAIATKWNKSLSFGEFGQMFEYLLSDLICVKLNQAVKNIDLDFNVLAEQYSLETLFKIYEDFQRAKQYLEQNVQSNLVLDELCIKLMNL comes from the coding sequence ATGCCGCTTGATGTCAATGCACAGATTTATCCATGGCAGCAACAGGTTTGGGAAACGCTAACCGGGCGTTTTCCTAAGCTTGGGCATGGTTTATTGTTCTATGGAAAAAAAGGCTGTGGTAAAGAAGCCTTTGCCCAGCAGTTTCTGGCCTGGGTTTTATGCCTGAACCGTCAGCCTAAGGGGCCATGCGGTGAGTGTGGCAGTTGTCAGTGGCTGAAAGCGGATACCCATCCGAATTACGTCTATATCAGCACTGATGAAGACAATAAAAAACAGAATGCCAAAATTAAAATTGAAAAGATCCGTGATCTTCTGCCTTTTGTACAGCAGACCGTCGATGGCTGGCGTGTCATTGTCATTGAACCCGCTGAAGCATTAAATATTGCTTCTTCTAATGCCTTGCTGAAAACTCTGGAAGAACCGGGTGAAAATATTGTCATTATTCTGCTTGCGGATCATTATCTGAAATTGCCTGCAACTATTCGCAGCCGTTTACAGCATTTTGCTTTAGACCGGATTTCATCAGCGCAATTTAGTGAATATGTAGAGGCGCAGTTACCTGAAGCAGGTTCGAGCCAGCAGCAGCTATTAATGAATTTATCCAATCAGATGCCTTTGCAAGCGATTGAGGTTGCACAAAGTTCCTGGTTGCCATTACGTCAGGAATTCATGGAAGACTGGAAAAAACTGGTCATTCAAAAAAATATGCCAATGGCAATTGCGACCAAATGGAATAAAAGCCTGAGTTTTGGTGAATTTGGTCAAATGTTTGAATACTTGTTGTCCGATTTAATTTGTGTCAAGCTAAATCAGGCCGTAAAAAACATTGATCTGGACTTTAATGTATTGGCCGAACAATATTCATTGGAAACACTTTTTAAAATTTATGAGGATTTTCAGCGAGCCAAACAATATCTTGAGCAGAACGTACAAAGTAATCTGGTGCTCGATGAATTGTGTATCAAGCTGATGAATCTTTAG
- the kdsB gene encoding 3-deoxy-manno-octulosonate cytidylyltransferase, with protein sequence MKHIVIPARFSSSRLSGKPLLEIHGRPMILRVVDQAKKVQGFDDLCVATDDERIAEVCRAEGVDVVLTSADHPSGTDRLSEVARIKGWASDDIIVNVQGDEPLLPAQLVKQVAQLLEDQPACSMSTLCEPIHHLEEFKRDSIVKVVMSKHNQALYFSRATIPYDRDGAKLAEQKLHDQAYRHLGLYAYRVKLLQEYVTWEMGVLEKLESLEQLRVLENGHRIAIAVAEANLPPGVDTQEDLDRLNQMDPSSFA encoded by the coding sequence ATGAAACATATAGTTATTCCTGCACGCTTCTCCAGTTCACGTTTGTCGGGTAAACCTTTGCTGGAAATCCATGGTCGTCCGATGATTCTGCGTGTCGTGGATCAGGCCAAAAAAGTACAGGGCTTTGATGACCTGTGTGTGGCAACAGATGATGAACGTATTGCCGAAGTTTGCCGTGCTGAAGGCGTTGATGTGGTCCTGACTTCAGCAGATCATCCATCAGGTACCGATCGTCTAAGCGAGGTAGCTCGAATCAAGGGCTGGGCGAGTGATGACATTATCGTGAATGTACAGGGTGATGAACCTTTATTGCCAGCCCAGTTAGTTAAACAGGTCGCGCAACTCTTAGAAGATCAACCAGCTTGCTCAATGTCGACTCTGTGTGAGCCAATTCATCATTTAGAGGAATTCAAGCGTGACAGTATCGTTAAGGTTGTGATGTCTAAGCACAATCAGGCACTGTATTTTAGTCGTGCTACGATTCCTTATGACCGTGATGGTGCCAAGCTAGCTGAACAGAAATTGCATGATCAGGCTTATCGTCATTTGGGTTTATATGCTTACCGCGTGAAACTGCTACAGGAATATGTAACCTGGGAAATGGGTGTGCTGGAAAAACTGGAATCTTTAGAACAGTTACGTGTACTGGAAAATGGTCACCGTATTGCCATTGCTGTGGCAGAAGCCAATTTACCGCCAGGTGTCGATACGCAGGAAGATCTGGATCGCTTGAACCAGATGGATCCATCTTCTTTTGCTTAA
- the lpxK gene encoding tetraacyldisaccharide 4'-kinase: MALAQIIQDAWNTQAKWLVVLRPLSWLYRLGFVSNHWLYRKGIKKSYTAPIPVMVIGNITVGGSGKTPLLIHLVDYLTEKGLRIGVISRGYGGKGPFPAYVDLNTLPEVVGDEPALIVQATGVPMAVGPNRQKSIELLLEKHALDLIICDDGLQHWALNRQIEWIVLDNNRGLGNQKLLPEGYLREPVTRLEKGTVIEHAANPVSPLHMHLAASQPYLLNQDVIKSFDPTAAFYAVVGIGFPQRFYQTLEHLGLQQFQCHEFPDHHDYEIEDLQFDDNSPIITTEKDAVKIMALLKQYPDYQRDIWVVPVDAVLSPACYTILQQQLEQQGISIS; the protein is encoded by the coding sequence ATGGCTTTGGCACAGATCATTCAGGATGCTTGGAATACACAGGCAAAGTGGCTGGTTGTGCTGCGTCCTTTGTCCTGGCTTTACCGCTTGGGTTTTGTCAGTAACCACTGGCTTTACCGTAAAGGGATTAAAAAAAGCTATACCGCACCTATTCCAGTAATGGTGATTGGAAATATTACCGTAGGTGGGAGTGGTAAAACACCTTTACTGATTCATCTGGTGGATTACCTCACTGAAAAAGGCCTACGGATTGGTGTAATCAGTCGAGGTTATGGTGGTAAAGGTCCTTTTCCTGCTTATGTAGATTTAAATACCTTGCCTGAAGTGGTAGGTGATGAACCAGCCTTAATTGTCCAAGCGACTGGTGTGCCGATGGCTGTGGGGCCAAATCGTCAAAAGAGCATTGAGCTTCTGCTAGAAAAGCATGCACTGGATTTAATTATTTGTGATGACGGTTTGCAGCACTGGGCTTTAAATCGTCAGATTGAATGGATTGTGCTAGATAATAACCGAGGCTTGGGCAACCAGAAACTTTTACCAGAAGGTTATCTGCGTGAACCCGTTACCCGGTTGGAAAAAGGTACCGTGATTGAACATGCAGCAAATCCAGTTTCGCCTTTGCATATGCATCTTGCAGCCTCTCAGCCGTATTTATTAAATCAGGATGTTATCAAAAGCTTTGATCCAACTGCGGCTTTCTATGCAGTAGTCGGCATCGGTTTTCCACAGCGTTTTTATCAAACACTAGAACATCTGGGGCTGCAGCAATTTCAGTGTCATGAATTTCCAGATCATCATGATTATGAAATTGAAGATCTGCAATTCGATGACAATAGTCCGATCATTACTACTGAAAAAGATGCAGTTAAAATTATGGCATTACTCAAACAGTATCCAGATTATCAGCGGGATATCTGGGTGGTGCCGGTCGATGCAGTCTTGTCACCTGCCTGTTATACAATATTGCAGCAGCAATTAGAGCAACAGGGTATTTCTATTTCCTAA